Genomic window (Vampirovibrionales bacterium):
GAAGGGTTAAATCATGCGGACCTGAGTCAATTATGAGATTTCTATAAGAACAATCCCTGAAAAACTGAAATGCGTTTAAAAGCCCCGTTGTTGCTCGCGTTGGGCCTGGCGAAACCCCCAATACAGATTTTCCAGCGCCGCCCGTGCGGAAAACCCGTCTACGGCGTCGGGAATGGGCGCATGCAGCCGTTGCGTTAGATAATCCTGAATCTCTTGCGCTAACGCGTTGGCGCTCTCGTCTCGCAATTGCGCGCGGCGAACCAGAAAATCTGCGACGAGGCTGCCTTCTTCCGGCGTCAGACGCCGACCGGCTTCCTGTAAAGACGGTAGGGCGGGCGAAGGCGCTCGTATGCCCCCGGCAGCCCCTGCACTGGAGACGGGTTCTGTGGAGGGGAGGGTGACGACGCGATCGTTAATGACAATCGTACCGGCCAGAAAATCTCCGAAACGGCGCTCATGAGGGGTAAACATAATCGCGAGCAGCCCGACGCCCAGCATCCAGACGTCAATCATCCTGAACAAATTGCGGCCCAACGCTTCCCATACGCCAATGGGTTGACCATTGACGCGCACGACCCGAATGCACAGCATGGCCTTGCCAACTGAGCGCCCTTTCCAGAGCCATTCCTGCAAGAAAGACCCGCCGAAGGAGACGCAAAAAGGCAATAAATAGCTTAAGGAAGTGGAAATTTCCGCGCTAAAGGGGCGGATTTGGAATGCCAGCACAAAAGAGCCGGCCATTAAGAGCCCGAGAATCGCCAAATCAATCAGCGCCGCCATCAGGCGATTGCCCAAGCCGGCCAATTCAAGATTCACCACGGTTTGATCCGTTGTCGGCAAGGCGTATAACGAACGAATATCCTGAAACGGCGTTGACATGGGGCGGCTTTAATAAGGACTCGGGTTCGACCGGCTGAGCGATTGGCCCGCCCATCGGTTTAGAGGTATTCTAACAGAAGCGTCTCGGGCCTGAATCGCGCCCCAACGGCATCGGTTCCGTCCTTGACGCGCCAGAAGCCTGGAGATGGGATGCCCCGATGACCCAGTTTAATCAGTGGCTATCAGAGCGCGAACCGGTCTGGAAGCGTCTGGAAGAAACCCTTGCGGAGAATCAATCGCGTTTTCGGGGCGTGAATCCGCAGGCCATACGTTCGCTTTGTCTGGCGTATCGAGGCGTCGCCTCGGATTTGGCGAGGGCGCAATCGTCGCCGCAATATGCGTATCTGGCGCCGTATCTGAATAATTTGACGCAGCGGCTTCATGGCGTCACGTTTGAAACCCCGCCCGCGCACTGGCGTGGCGTGTATCATTTTATTGCCTATGAGTTGCCACGGTGTTTCCGGCGCAATCATTACTTTGTGTGGGTGGCGTTCCTGACGTTTTGTCTGGGGGCGCTCATTGCGGGGGCGACGGTGGCGTTGAACCCTTCTGCGGAAACCTTCTTTTTGCCGTCTGCAATGATCGATCAGGTCGCGCAGGGCAGGCTCTGGGTGGATGACGTCGAGGCCGCGCCCTCTAAATCCAGTTTTCTGATGACCAATAATATCCGGGTGGCGTTTCAGGCCTATGTCGGCGGGCTGTTTTGGGGCGTCGGTTCCCTGTTCGCGCTGTTTTACAACGGCATTTTCGCTTTCGGGGGCCCTCTGGCCGTCTGTATGCGTTACAACATGGGGCTTCCGCTGCTGCTATTTATGATTCCGCATGGGGTGATTGAGTTAAGCACCATTTTTATTGCTGGCGCCGCCGGTATGATCGTCGGCCATGCGTTACTGTTCCCAGGGGAGAATCCGCGATGGGCTTATGTCTACAGTCGGGTTCGCGAATCGTTAATTCTCGTTGCGGGCTGCGTGGGTTTGCTGGTCATCGCCGGGCTGATTGAGGGGATGGTGTCGCTGAATAAAACGCTGCCCGTCTGGATGCGCGTGGGCATTAGCGCCTCTTCCGGCGTGCTGTTATTTGCGTATCTGGCAGGCGCAGGCCGCAGCGCTCACGCGTTGCGCGCGCATGAGGACGATTCTCTTTAATCCTGCCGCGTGTTGATGCCATGTGAATCAGCCGCTTGCTGAGCTGTTAATTCCTGTTTGGCGATGGCTTCCTGAGCCAGCGTCATGCGTTGCTGCCGTCCCACATTGACGCCGATTGACGCGTCAATTGCATACACGGCCAGAGTGACGATAAGCGTAATGAGCAGCAGTTTTTCCACGTTGGTAATTTCCGGCTCAAGCACAGCTCGTAAGCGGCGCTGGAATTGATTTGTCACATCGAGAGGCACGGGAGGGCTTCCTTTTGGGTTCGTTGAGTCGCGTCATCAAGGGGAGAAGAACTTTTAACGCGCGTTGAGCTTCAAATCGCGATGAATCACCGGATTGGCTGTGGGAGTTTTCTCGCGTCGACTGGTCGATCAAGCGTGAGCATACCTGCCGATCGGCCGGACTCTATCCTGTCGTTAGTATAAATGCATTCGTCGTCTGCTGGACATCACCCATCAAAATGACTCCGGTTTCATCTTTCTGAGGCCGTTCATTCGCCGCCTCGTCCAGGCGGAGGAGGATTCGCATCAAAGCCGGCGCTATTCTGAACATGCGGCAGCGTGGTTTTTTCAGGCAATCAGGAACGCGTATGGCACAGCCTTTGTCTTCTTTTAACTGGCGTTCGCTCTTGCGACACAACGACATCCTGCTGGCGGTGGGGCTGGTTCT
Coding sequences:
- a CDS encoding RDD family protein, which produces MSTPFQDIRSLYALPTTDQTVVNLELAGLGNRLMAALIDLAILGLLMAGSFVLAFQIRPFSAEISTSLSYLLPFCVSFGGSFLQEWLWKGRSVGKAMLCIRVVRVNGQPIGVWEALGRNLFRMIDVWMLGVGLLAIMFTPHERRFGDFLAGTIVINDRVVTLPSTEPVSSAGAAGGIRAPSPALPSLQEAGRRLTPEEGSLVADFLVRRAQLRDESANALAQEIQDYLTQRLHAPIPDAVDGFSARAALENLYWGFRQAQREQQRGF
- a CDS encoding stage II sporulation protein M, with the translated sequence MTQFNQWLSEREPVWKRLEETLAENQSRFRGVNPQAIRSLCLAYRGVASDLARAQSSPQYAYLAPYLNNLTQRLHGVTFETPPAHWRGVYHFIAYELPRCFRRNHYFVWVAFLTFCLGALIAGATVALNPSAETFFLPSAMIDQVAQGRLWVDDVEAAPSKSSFLMTNNIRVAFQAYVGGLFWGVGSLFALFYNGIFAFGGPLAVCMRYNMGLPLLLFMIPHGVIELSTIFIAGAAGMIVGHALLFPGENPRWAYVYSRVRESLILVAGCVGLLVIAGLIEGMVSLNKTLPVWMRVGISASSGVLLFAYLAGAGRSAHALRAHEDDSL